Proteins encoded in a region of the Diadema setosum chromosome 7, eeDiaSeto1, whole genome shotgun sequence genome:
- the LOC140231243 gene encoding monocarboxylate transporter 13-like, which yields MAGVGYSCVYSPCIAALYVYFPDMFEIASGLMSTCGAVGIMVLPIVTEYLGNIYGWRGTLLILGGLSLFSVVCGALLRPHRFLDESVDSNTPQSNISNQQVKRYATSLTFVISNAVSKGYRLEKAVPLATALGVGNIAGRFISGFFSKRQLLPNSVSACAVLTCSATVFFLNQPPAARASQTFSDPVGGALIYTAIYYDSTVRIVGDDHRKRTNRRRAPPIQSEGAGDYSQTLNLNLNFQSHTESCD from the exons GTGTGGGATACAGCTGTGTGTACTCGCCATGCATCGCTGCCCTCTACGTTTActttcccgacatgtttgagATTGCCTCTGGCCTCATGTCAACCTGCGGTGCAGTGGGGATTATGGTACTGCCCATTGTGACGGAGTATCTGGGGAATATCTATGGTTGGAGAGGCACTCTCCTCATTCTCGGAGGACTCAGTCTTTTCTCGGTCGTATGTGGCGCCCTCCTCCGCCCTCACAGGTTCTTGGACGAGAGTGTAGACTCAAATACACCACAAAGTAACATTAGCAATCAACAGGTGAAGA GATACGCTACTTCACTTACGTTTGTCATATCCAACGCTGTTTCCAAGGGCTACCGTCTGGAGAAAGCTGTCCCATTAGCGACTGCTTTGGGCGTTGGCAACATTGCTGGCCGATTTATAAGCGGTTTCTTCTCAAAGCGTCAACTTCTTCCCAACAGCGTCAGTGCCTGTGCCGTACTCACTTGCAGTGCCACCGTCTTCTTCCTGAACCAA CCTCCTGCAGCAAGAGCGTCTCAAACTTTTAGCGATCCGGTCGGAGGCGCCCTTATATACACGGCGATTTACTACGATTCCACCGTACGAATCGTCGGAGACGATCACAGAAAGCGTACGAATCGTCGCAGGGCGCCTCCGATTCAGTCGGAGGGCGCCGGAGACTACTCGCAGACATTGAATCTCAACCTGAATTTCCAATCCCACACAGAATCTTGCGACTAG